A genomic stretch from Helianthus annuus cultivar XRQ/B chromosome 1, HanXRQr2.0-SUNRISE, whole genome shotgun sequence includes:
- the LOC110941499 gene encoding uncharacterized protein LOC110941499, whose protein sequence is MFSTSNDVCSEFFNNASFSSIDVLWETTKPKAFIIFGIIKNIVTGFGWYYMTCPTCLHEATMEIEEYLPLDGSCDSNKFEVYHCSNYECFEHIIKPLPKFKIKIEVEDDTDSTHLILLHDQAVQVLNKSAAELLKDNESIDGYSTFPKEIKSLVGKLFAYKIQVTHENIEKFDEVYDTTAISSDYSLIFHVKKSLLTKQEENIAKGKRNLYELYDVDPAFPSCSTKRKVDEEKTGKDFH, encoded by the exons ATGTTTTCAACATCTAATGATGTCTGTTCTGAGTTTTTTAACAATGCATCTTTCAGTAGCATTGATGTTTTATGGGAGACAACTAAG ccAAAGGCTTTTATCATATTCGGTATCATCAAGAACATTGTTACTGGTTTTGGTTGGTACTACATGACGTGTCCAACATGTTTGCATGAGGCTACTATGGAGATTGAGGAATATCTTCCACTTGATGGTTCTTGTGATTCTAATAAATTTGAAGTTTATCACTGCTCTAACTATGAATGTTTTGAACACATCATAAAACCTCTACcgaaatttaagatcaaaattGAAGTTGAGGACGATACTGATTCAACTCATCTTATATTACTTCATGATCAAGCTGTACAGGTTTTGAATAAATCTGCTGCTGAATTGCTAAAAGATAATGAATCG ATCGATGGATATTCAACATTTCCAAAGGAGATTAAATCTTTGGTTGGGAAGTTGTTTGCTTATAAGATTCAAGTTACCCATGAAAATATCGAAAAATTTGATGAAGTTTATGATACCACTGCGATAAGCAGCGATTATTCTcttatttttcatgttaaaaagAGCCTTTTGACTAAACAG GAGGAGAATATCGCAAAAGGTAAACGTAATCTGTATGAGTTGTACGATGTTGATCCAGCATTTCCGAGTTGTTCTACAAAGCGTAAGGTTGATGAAGAAAAAACTGGGAAAGATTTTCATTGA